The proteins below are encoded in one region of Scatophagus argus isolate fScaArg1 chromosome 24, fScaArg1.pri, whole genome shotgun sequence:
- the LOC124055365 gene encoding ribose-phosphate pyrophosphokinase 2, translating to MPNIVLFSGSSHHDLSQKVADRLGLELGKVITKKFSNQETCVEIGESVRGEDVYIVQSGCGEINDNLMELLIMINACKIASSSRVTAVIPCFPYARQDKKDKSRAPISAKLVANMLSVAGADHIITMDLHASQIQGFFDIAVDNLYAEPAVLQWIRENIPEWKNCIIVSPDAGGAKRVTSIADRLNVDFALIHKERKKANEVDRMVLVGDVKDRVAILVDDMADTCGTICHAADKLIDAGAVKVYAILTHGIFSGPAISRINSAPFEAVVVTNTIPQEEKMKACPKIQVIDISMILAEAIRRTHNGESVSYLFSHVPL from the exons ATGCCTAACATCGTGCTTTTTAGCGGGAGCTCACACCACGACCTGTCCCAGAAAGTGGCTGATCGGCTGGGACTGGAGCTGGGGAAAGTGATAACGAAGAAATTCAGCAACCAGGAGACATG CGTGGAAATCGGGGAAAGCGTGCGCGGAGAGGATGTGTACATTGTGCAGAGCGGCTGCGGCGAGATTAACGACAACCTAATGGAGCTGCTAATCATGATCAATGCCTGCAAGATTGCCTCGTCATCCCGCGTCACCGCCGTCATCCCCTGCTTCCCCTACGCCCGGCAGGACAAGAAGGACAAg AGTCGGGCACCCATATCAGCCAAGCTGGTGGCGAACATGCTGTCCGTGGCTGGCGCTGACCACATCATCACAATGGACCTCCACGCCTCACAGATCCAG GGATTCTTCGACATCGCCGTAGACAACCTTTATGCAGAGCCTGCTGTTCTGCAGTGGATCAGAGAAAATATCCCCGAGTGGAAAAACTGCATCATCGTGTCCCCAGACGCCGGCGGTGCAAAACG CGTGACGTCCATCGCGGACCGCCTGAACGTGGACTTTGCCCTCatacacaaagagaggaagaaggccAACGAAGTGGACCGCATGGTGCTGGTGGGAGACGTCAAGGACCGCGTGGCCATCCTGGTGGACGACATGGCCGACACCTGTGGCACCATCTGCCACGCTGCCGACAA GCTGATTGATGCCGGCGCGGTAAAAGTCTACGCCATCCTCACGCACGGCATTTTCTCCGGCCCGGCCATCTCTCGCATCAACAGCGCCCCGTTCGAGGCCGTGGTGGTGACCAACACCATCCcacaggaggagaagatgaaggcGTGCCCGAAAATACAG GTCATCGACATCTCCATGATCCTGGCCGAGGCGATCAGGAGAACCCACAACGGCGAGTCAGTGTCCTACCTCTTTAGCCACGTACCCTTgtaa
- the LOC124055366 gene encoding thymosin beta-12, which yields MSDKPDVSEVTSFDKTKLKKTETQEKNSLPTKETIEQEKAETS from the exons ATGAGCGACAAGCCTGATGTTTCAGAAGTGACCAGCTTCGACAAGACCAAGCTGAAGAAGACAGAGACGCAGGAAAAGAATTCCCTGCCGACAAAAGAAA cCATCGAACAGGAGAAGGCAGAAACGTCATGA